The following are from one region of the Prevotella communis genome:
- a CDS encoding DEAD/DEAH box helicase codes for MLQEVKDLQDNAVSRLVEKVSKKDETTFRAPTGSGKTRMMADMMNRIIEANENVIFLVSSLSKGDLAKQDYESFKETADDGTFPQLNPYLISTDISGEEGLQIPDGYNVYVLPRDLFKEDSLLMRGPMINFLRTMTGDIFGEGKNKIIYLVKDECHQATSNIDTKLKGFFRKVINFSATPDKKKGQIPDVMITDSEAEKACLIKRVEFGSLDDTVEDAIRKFKEVKQQYISLDVEPCLIIQISNKGKAEQEWNVNIRPVLDQVENQGLKWMVMVDLKGKKGEDSLCDTNDIIKGKLPVSQWKDYARNRGIDVIIFKMVISEGWDIPRACMLYQVRDSKSKQLDEQVLGRVRRNPRLLDFETLNDEQKRLATTAWVWGIRPDTMMARRQVSLFGGGTEIQDNFKVKSTRLENLTQKADFDIEGFIEGQLDKLESTSIFELHKKLSRVPNDLQSLCYDYSREDIQRWYKFAENIDKVKEKYDNYICDYDKSVVVDKEVTFPVTSSFTETSHEEQGLNWVWSRKDGKDKFAFDSYAEKEWAAKLRQLASKRKYISELEMPGMDEDDELFLWGKNYPLNSEIKYEYYSNGIHASYPDFVMKDKLGRIHIFEVKSVNVAVGTTISKEEYEKKVKELHDLYIACSKKLPDYRFYLPIMKDDDWRIRRYYSGVFREISYEEFRKSLKEQDL; via the coding sequence ATGCTACAAGAAGTAAAAGACTTACAAGATAATGCTGTTAGCCGTCTGGTTGAAAAGGTTTCCAAGAAGGATGAGACCACTTTTCGTGCACCAACTGGAAGCGGCAAGACTCGCATGATGGCTGATATGATGAACCGCATCATTGAAGCCAACGAGAATGTCATATTCTTGGTTTCTTCGCTGTCTAAAGGTGACTTGGCTAAGCAAGACTATGAGTCATTTAAAGAGACAGCAGATGATGGTACATTTCCTCAGTTGAATCCTTATCTTATTTCAACCGATATCTCAGGAGAAGAAGGTCTACAGATTCCTGATGGATACAATGTGTATGTTCTGCCTCGTGACCTGTTCAAAGAAGATAGTCTGCTGATGCGCGGTCCAATGATCAACTTCCTGCGTACTATGACAGGAGACATTTTCGGTGAAGGCAAGAATAAAATTATCTATTTGGTAAAGGACGAGTGCCATCAGGCAACATCAAATATCGACACAAAACTTAAAGGCTTCTTTCGCAAGGTAATCAACTTCTCTGCTACACCCGACAAGAAAAAGGGACAAATACCAGATGTGATGATTACCGATAGTGAGGCAGAGAAAGCATGCTTGATTAAGAGGGTTGAATTTGGTAGTTTGGATGACACCGTTGAGGATGCAATCAGAAAGTTTAAGGAGGTAAAGCAGCAATATATCTCACTCGATGTCGAGCCATGCCTAATTATCCAGATATCGAATAAAGGTAAAGCAGAACAGGAATGGAATGTCAACATCCGTCCTGTTCTTGACCAGGTAGAAAATCAAGGATTGAAGTGGATGGTGATGGTAGACTTGAAAGGAAAGAAAGGGGAGGATAGCCTTTGCGATACTAACGATATCATAAAAGGTAAATTACCTGTAAGCCAATGGAAAGACTACGCAAGAAACCGTGGTATTGATGTGATTATCTTTAAAATGGTCATTTCCGAGGGTTGGGACATTCCTCGTGCTTGCATGCTTTATCAAGTCCGCGATAGCAAAAGTAAACAATTAGACGAACAGGTGCTTGGCAGAGTGAGGAGAAATCCACGCTTACTTGATTTTGAGACGCTTAATGACGAACAAAAGCGACTGGCTACAACTGCTTGGGTATGGGGTATACGACCTGATACAATGATGGCAAGACGTCAGGTATCATTATTTGGTGGAGGTACTGAGATTCAAGATAATTTCAAAGTAAAGTCAACACGACTTGAGAATCTAACACAAAAGGCAGATTTCGACATCGAGGGATTCATCGAGGGGCAACTAGATAAACTTGAATCTACCAGTATCTTCGAACTGCACAAAAAACTGTCGAGAGTCCCCAACGATTTGCAGTCTTTGTGTTACGACTATTCGAGGGAAGATATTCAAAGATGGTATAAGTTTGCCGAGAACATAGATAAGGTAAAAGAAAAATATGACAACTACATTTGTGATTACGACAAGAGTGTAGTCGTTGATAAAGAAGTAACGTTCCCTGTTACATCTTCATTTACTGAGACAAGCCATGAAGAGCAGGGCTTGAACTGGGTATGGAGTCGTAAGGATGGAAAAGACAAGTTTGCTTTTGATAGTTATGCTGAGAAAGAGTGGGCTGCCAAACTCAGGCAGCTGGCATCTAAACGTAAATACATATCAGAACTTGAAATGCCAGGAATGGATGAAGACGATGAACTCTTCCTCTGGGGTAAGAATTATCCTCTGAATTCCGAAATCAAATACGAGTACTATTCCAATGGTATCCATGCCTCTTATCCAGATTTTGTCATGAAAGACAAACTGGGCAGGATTCATATCTTTGAAGTAAAGAGCGTAAATGTGGCAGTAGGTACTACTATCAGTAAGGAAGAGTATGAGAAGAAGGTAAAAGAGCTGCATGACCTCTATATAGCATGTTCCAAGAAATTGCCAGATTATCGATTCTATCTGCCTATAATGAAAGATGATGATTGGCGCATAAGGAGATATTACTCAGGTGTTTTCAGGGAAATCAGCTACGAGGAATTTCGGAAGTCATTAAAAGAACAAGATTTGTAA